In Streptomyces sp. NBC_00414, a single window of DNA contains:
- a CDS encoding HAMP domain-containing sensor histidine kinase, giving the protein MNRTGRRIPVRKRLLVRLLITSVLIAICSVAATAWLAVETTTRAIQEEQGQVLAEDMDILRQLSGYAATHRDWSGVRRTVRTLSDETGRRIALTTPDRTPIADSATRNTALPPRAAAAVDPLRTDTFTEPGAQVTGIDPRAVGPYRLPRAEREHVALLAEKRRICFAGNGVETVITRLPSGRSVLTDADGAVDGGQVPTPCADGVLNTPTATEKKALAELTAYAEDCLDRAGAEFTSPLGITVDFTSRSVMARYLVKASLTQGVDRTAAARAESADKAETCVDSARRRQLTPYVAPTAELFLGHADGAVPHFDMSAANKAKVTGVAGLVLALTVAATALVAGRLVRPLRALTHAAQQPPEQHVRVPVTTQDETGILAVAFNDLTERRERMEEQRKAMVADIAHELRTPLTNIRGWLEVARDGIVDPDPELLASLHEEALVLQRVIDDLQDLAAAEAGTLVLHREPVRADELLEQVVAAHRVAAGSAGVGLRAAVDGGCWLDADPLRMRQALGNLVSNAIRHTPADGTVTLSAGRHGDEVRFQVADTGGGIAPEDLGSVFDRFWRAEKSRSRRTGGSGLGLPIVRQLVTAHGGTVTVTSEVGAGSVFTLRLPDAR; this is encoded by the coding sequence GTGAACCGGACGGGCCGGCGGATACCGGTGCGCAAGAGGCTGCTGGTACGGCTGTTGATCACTTCGGTGCTGATCGCCATCTGTTCCGTCGCCGCGACGGCCTGGCTGGCGGTCGAGACGACGACCCGGGCGATCCAGGAGGAACAGGGCCAGGTACTGGCCGAGGACATGGACATCCTCCGGCAGCTGAGCGGCTACGCGGCCACCCACCGCGACTGGTCGGGCGTCCGCAGGACCGTCCGCACGCTCTCCGACGAGACCGGCCGGCGCATCGCCCTGACGACCCCGGACCGTACTCCGATCGCGGACTCCGCGACCCGGAACACGGCTCTGCCGCCCCGGGCCGCCGCCGCGGTCGACCCACTGCGCACCGACACCTTCACCGAACCCGGCGCGCAGGTCACCGGCATCGATCCGCGCGCGGTGGGGCCGTACCGGCTCCCCCGCGCGGAGCGGGAGCACGTGGCACTGCTGGCGGAGAAGCGGCGGATCTGTTTCGCGGGCAACGGCGTCGAGACCGTCATCACGAGGCTGCCCAGCGGCCGTTCCGTCCTCACCGACGCCGACGGAGCCGTCGACGGGGGCCAGGTGCCGACACCGTGCGCCGACGGCGTGCTCAACACCCCGACCGCGACGGAGAAGAAGGCCCTGGCCGAACTCACGGCCTACGCCGAGGACTGCCTGGACCGCGCCGGAGCCGAGTTCACCTCGCCCCTCGGCATCACCGTCGATTTCACGAGTCGCTCCGTGATGGCCCGCTATCTCGTCAAGGCGTCCCTGACGCAGGGGGTGGACCGCACCGCCGCCGCACGGGCGGAGAGCGCCGACAAGGCCGAGACGTGCGTCGACAGCGCCCGCCGACGGCAGCTCACACCCTATGTGGCCCCGACCGCCGAACTGTTCCTGGGCCACGCCGACGGCGCCGTCCCGCACTTCGACATGTCGGCCGCCAACAAGGCCAAGGTCACGGGCGTCGCCGGGCTCGTCCTCGCCCTCACGGTGGCCGCGACCGCCCTGGTCGCGGGCCGGCTCGTACGACCTCTGCGCGCCCTGACGCACGCCGCCCAGCAGCCGCCCGAGCAGCACGTACGCGTGCCCGTGACCACGCAGGACGAGACGGGCATCCTGGCCGTGGCGTTCAACGACCTCACCGAGCGCCGCGAACGCATGGAGGAACAGCGCAAGGCGATGGTCGCCGACATCGCCCACGAACTGCGCACGCCGCTCACCAACATCCGCGGCTGGCTCGAGGTGGCCCGCGACGGCATCGTCGACCCGGACCCCGAACTGCTCGCGTCCCTGCACGAGGAGGCTCTGGTGCTCCAGCGGGTCATCGACGACCTCCAGGACCTCGCGGCCGCCGAGGCGGGCACGCTCGTGCTGCACCGCGAACCGGTCCGCGCCGACGAACTGCTCGAACAGGTCGTCGCGGCGCACCGCGTCGCGGCCGGGTCGGCGGGTGTCGGCCTGCGCGCGGCCGTGGACGGCGGCTGCTGGCTCGACGCCGATCCGCTCCGGATGCGACAGGCGCTCGGCAACCTGGTGTCCAACGCGATCCGGCACACCCCCGCCGACGGCACCGTCACCCTCTCCGCCGGACGCCACGGCGACGAGGTCCGCTTCCAGGTGGCCGACACCGGCGGCGGGATCGCCCCGGAGGATCTGGGCAGCGTCTTCGACCGGTTCTGGCGGGCGGAGAAGTCCCGCAGCAGACGCACCGGCGGCAGCGGCCTGGGGCTGCCCATCGTGCGCCAGCTCGTCACCGCCCACGGCGGTACGGTCACGGTCACCAGCGAGGTCGGAGCAGGCTCGGTGTTCACCCTGCGGCTCCCCGACGCCCGCTGA
- a CDS encoding response regulator transcription factor codes for MCAYVMVAEDDEKQAELIRRSLLSEGHTATVVHDGGAALAAARERRPDLVVLDLMLPVIDGFGVCRALRRDDDIPVLMLTARSTEEDVLLGLELGADDYMTKPYSPRELMARVRTVLRRSGRQTSGHRDDPVVRAAGIAVDPVRHEVVCDGSPVDCTPAEYEILLAMAAEPDRVFSRQQLLRRTRGIDRASTERAVDVHIMNLRKKTEADPRRPVRLLTVFGVGYKLSGYGAGGGPG; via the coding sequence GTGTGCGCATACGTGATGGTTGCCGAGGACGACGAGAAGCAGGCCGAGCTGATACGCCGGTCCCTGCTCAGCGAAGGACACACCGCCACCGTGGTCCACGACGGCGGGGCCGCGCTCGCGGCGGCCAGGGAACGCCGGCCCGACCTGGTCGTCCTGGACCTGATGCTGCCGGTGATCGACGGCTTCGGCGTGTGCCGGGCGCTGCGCCGTGACGACGACATCCCCGTCCTCATGCTCACCGCCCGCTCCACGGAGGAGGACGTCCTGCTCGGCCTCGAACTCGGCGCGGACGACTACATGACCAAGCCGTACAGTCCGCGCGAACTGATGGCCCGTGTCCGCACCGTCCTGCGCCGCAGCGGACGGCAGACCTCCGGGCACCGCGACGACCCGGTCGTACGGGCGGCGGGGATCGCCGTGGACCCCGTACGGCACGAGGTGGTGTGCGACGGATCGCCGGTGGACTGCACACCCGCCGAGTACGAGATCCTGCTGGCCATGGCCGCCGAGCCGGACCGGGTCTTCTCCCGGCAGCAACTGCTGCGCCGCACACGGGGTATCGACCGGGCGTCGACCGAGCGGGCCGTCGACGTGCACATCATGAACCTGCGCAAGAAGACCGAGGCGGACCCGCGCAGACCGGTCCGGCTGCTGACCGTCTTCGGCGTGGGCTACAAACTCAGCGGATACGGGGCGGGCGGGGGCCCCGGGTGA